The nucleotide window AACACCGCCGGTTCCTCAACTCTTTCTACGTCAACCGCTTCGCAGGCAGCTTTGCCCACGGAGTTCCCTTCCAGGACAACCCCAAGACCGGAGACTGCCGGATCTCCGGTACGACGGCGTCGCTCCTGGGCATGGAGCAGGAACCGGCCGCCGCTGTTGAGCGGATCATGCTCGCGCATTCAATCATCCTGAGCACGGGCGGTGTTCCGCTGATCTATCTGGGAGACGAAGTGGCGCAGGAGAACGATTACGCCTATGCAGGGGAGGCCGGGCATGAGGCTGATAGCCGCTGGGTGCACCGGCCGCGCTATCCCGCGGAGAGCTACGCGCGGAGAGCCGACTCGACGACGCCACAGGGCACCTTGTACTCGGGGCTTAAAGTGCTCCTGTCGGTCCGGACCGCCACTCCTGAGTTCGCCGGAACCCACCTGATCGATTTCTTCACCGGGAACCGGCACGTGCTCGGGTACCAAAGGCCGGGAGATACGACGGTGGTGCTTGTGCTGGCGAATTTTGCCGATGATAGCCAGACGATCTCGGCCGAGACGCTGTCGGGCTTCAACCCCACGGGCGTCAACCTGGTCACCGGTAAGCGCGTTGGGCTTGAGGTCGGAATCCAGCTCGCTCCCCGCAGCTTCCTCTGGCTGCGAGTGGCTCTCACGTCCTGACGGACGTTATATGTACGGATGTCCACATAATGTGTACGCTTGTACGCATGCCGAACTATTTCGAGGGTGACTCCAGAACAAACCAGGAGCGGATGCTCGCGGGTGATCTATACATCGCTGACGATCCCAACCTTGCCGCCGGTCACCAGAGGGCCGTCAAGCTGGCCTCCGATTACAACGCGGCGTACGCCCAGGATGTGGACTCCGCCCGACCGATCCTTGAATCCCTTATTGGTCACCTTGGCGAAGGTGCGCACATCCGCCCGCCGCTTGCCGTGGACTATGGCACGTACATCACCATCGGCACGGGGACCTTCATCAACTGCAACTTCACCGCGCTGGACGTCGCTCCCATTGTCATCGGCCGGGACTGCCAGATCGGTCCCAACGTGCAGCTGCTGACTCCCACGCATCCGGTCGAGCCGCAGCCGCGCCGTGACAAACTCGAAGCGGCCCTTCCCATCACTATCGGGGACAACGTGTGGCTCGGCGGCGGAGCCATTGTGCTGCCGGGAGTCACGATCGGTGAGAACAGCGTCATTGGTGCCGGCGCCGTCGTCACGAAGGATGTCCCGGCGAACGTCGTCGCCGTGGGGAATCCTGCCCGCGTGATCC belongs to Arthrobacter tumbae and includes:
- a CDS encoding sugar O-acetyltransferase, whose protein sequence is MPNYFEGDSRTNQERMLAGDLYIADDPNLAAGHQRAVKLASDYNAAYAQDVDSARPILESLIGHLGEGAHIRPPLAVDYGTYITIGTGTFINCNFTALDVAPIVIGRDCQIGPNVQLLTPTHPVEPQPRRDKLEAALPITIGDNVWLGGGAIVLPGVTIGENSVIGAGAVVTKDVPANVVAVGNPARVIREI